Proteins from one Ardenticatena maritima genomic window:
- a CDS encoding cobyric acid synthase, producing the protein MPLAPVLMIQGTHSNAGKSLMVTALCRIFARRGLRVAPFKAQNMALNSFVTPEGHEIGRAQAVQAEAAGVAPHVDMNPILIKPEGDGVSQLMLNGRPYTRLHAGNFYALKTELWPHVTAALDRLRQRFDLVIAEGAGSPAEINLKAGDIVNMRVARYANAPVLLVGDIDRGGVFAALVGTMVLLEPEERALVKGFIINKFRGDVRLLGDGLTMLQERAFGVPTLGVVPFLPNLRIADEDSVALETRHVRGDGEIEIAVVRLPRISNFDDFDALAAEPGVRVRFVQHPDEMTERPTALILPGSKATIADLAWLRATGLAARIQALAREGVPLVGICGGYQMLGQWLEDPDGVEAPPGTRVPGLGLLPTHTIFARQKATFQVEVEGCSGALFAGIAGARGYEIHMGRTQSPAPLLRLRRTSGETVLDGAQQGAVWGTYVHGLFDNAALRHAWLKSLGWRPQGVGLSENWREREYDRLADHVAAHVDINAIAALVEQAGKPSA; encoded by the coding sequence ATGCCGCTCGCACCTGTTCTCATGATTCAAGGCACACACTCCAACGCCGGCAAATCGCTGATGGTCACGGCGCTCTGCCGCATTTTTGCCCGTCGGGGCTTGCGTGTCGCCCCTTTCAAAGCCCAAAATATGGCGCTCAACAGTTTCGTCACGCCCGAAGGGCACGAAATTGGGCGGGCGCAAGCCGTGCAAGCCGAAGCCGCGGGCGTCGCCCCCCATGTGGATATGAATCCGATTCTCATCAAGCCCGAAGGGGACGGCGTCAGCCAATTGATGCTGAATGGTCGCCCCTACACACGCCTGCACGCGGGCAACTTCTACGCGCTCAAAACCGAACTCTGGCCGCACGTCACCGCCGCGCTTGACCGCTTGCGCCAACGTTTCGACCTGGTGATTGCCGAAGGGGCGGGGAGCCCCGCGGAAATCAACTTGAAAGCGGGCGATATTGTGAACATGCGCGTCGCGCGCTACGCCAATGCGCCGGTTTTGCTGGTGGGCGATATTGACCGCGGCGGGGTGTTTGCCGCCCTGGTGGGCACGATGGTGCTGTTGGAACCGGAAGAACGCGCGCTCGTCAAAGGCTTCATCATCAACAAGTTTCGCGGCGATGTGCGCTTGCTGGGGGATGGGCTGACCATGCTGCAAGAACGCGCCTTCGGCGTGCCCACGCTCGGCGTGGTGCCTTTCTTGCCCAACTTGCGCATTGCCGACGAAGATAGCGTGGCGCTGGAAACGCGCCATGTGCGCGGCGACGGCGAGATTGAGATTGCCGTGGTGCGCCTGCCGCGTATCAGCAACTTTGACGATTTCGACGCGCTGGCGGCGGAGCCGGGGGTGCGCGTGCGTTTCGTGCAACACCCCGACGAGATGACCGAGCGCCCAACCGCGCTGATTCTGCCCGGTAGCAAAGCCACCATTGCCGATTTGGCGTGGCTGCGGGCAACGGGGTTGGCGGCGCGTATCCAGGCGCTGGCGCGTGAAGGGGTGCCGCTGGTGGGCATTTGCGGCGGCTATCAAATGCTGGGACAATGGCTGGAAGACCCCGACGGGGTGGAAGCGCCACCAGGAACGCGCGTGCCCGGGCTGGGTTTGCTCCCTACACACACAATCTTCGCACGCCAAAAAGCCACATTCCAGGTCGAGGTCGAGGGCTGTTCGGGTGCGCTTTTTGCCGGCATTGCAGGCGCGCGTGGGTACGAAATCCACATGGGGCGCACGCAAAGCCCCGCGCCGCTTCTGCGTTTGCGGCGCACATCGGGCGAAACGGTGCTGGACGGCGCACAACAGGGGGCGGTGTGGGGCACCTATGTGCACGGGCTTTTCGACAATGCGGCGCTGCGGCATGCCTGGTTGAAAAGCCTGGGCTGGCGTCCCCAAGGCGTCGGCCTCTCGGAGAACTGGCGCGAACGCGAATACGACCGCCTCGCCGACCATGTGGCGGCGCATGTGGATATCAACGCGATTGCGGCACTGGTGGAACAAGCAGGCAAGCCATCTGCGTGA
- the xylB gene encoding xylulokinase — protein MYFLGIDTSTTSSKALLMDATGNVVVVASSPHTVQTPRPLWSEQNPAEWWQATAQSIRRVLQKAGVRGEDVAAVGLTGQMHGLVLLDEAGNVLRPAILWNDQRTQAQCDAIHARIGRERFIQTTGNVALTGFTAPKILWVAEHEPHLYARVRHILLPKDYVRYRLTGGYAMDKADGAGTALFDVRRRTWATDLLEALDINPAWLPPTFEGTDITGHVHQAAADATGLAVGTPVVAGGGDQAAQAVGVGAVEPGIVALTVGTSGVVFAPTTEPLIEPQGRLHAFCHAVPGMWHLMGVMLSAAGSLQWYRDTLAPDTDFDALLDEAREIPPASEGLFFLPYLSGERTPHPNPLARGAWIGLTVRHRRAHMTRALLEGVAFGLKDSFTLIAEAGTAPIREVRVSGGGARSALWRRILASVLASDLVTVNTTEGAAYGAALLAAVGVGQWADVPTACRCAVRATGRTTPDPAATVRYADAYNLYRDLYPALEGLFPRMATFA, from the coding sequence ATGTACTTTCTCGGAATTGATACCTCAACAACATCGAGCAAGGCGCTGCTGATGGATGCCACCGGCAATGTCGTTGTCGTAGCGTCTTCGCCGCATACCGTGCAGACGCCCCGCCCCCTCTGGTCGGAACAGAACCCCGCCGAGTGGTGGCAGGCAACGGCGCAAAGTATTCGCCGCGTGTTGCAGAAAGCCGGCGTGCGCGGTGAGGACGTGGCGGCTGTTGGCTTGACGGGGCAGATGCATGGCTTGGTGCTGTTGGACGAAGCGGGCAACGTTTTGCGCCCCGCCATTCTGTGGAACGACCAGCGCACACAAGCCCAATGCGACGCCATTCACGCCCGCATTGGGCGCGAGCGCTTCATCCAAACCACGGGCAATGTGGCGCTGACCGGCTTCACCGCCCCCAAAATCCTGTGGGTTGCGGAACACGAACCCCATCTGTATGCGCGTGTACGGCATATCCTCTTGCCCAAAGACTACGTGCGCTATCGTCTCACCGGCGGCTATGCCATGGACAAAGCCGACGGCGCAGGCACCGCCCTGTTCGACGTGCGCCGCCGCACCTGGGCGACCGACCTTCTGGAAGCGCTCGACATCAATCCCGCCTGGTTGCCGCCCACATTTGAAGGCACAGACATCACGGGGCATGTCCATCAAGCCGCCGCCGACGCCACCGGGTTGGCGGTTGGCACGCCCGTGGTGGCGGGGGGCGGCGACCAAGCCGCGCAAGCCGTTGGCGTTGGAGCGGTTGAACCGGGAATTGTCGCGTTGACGGTGGGCACCAGCGGCGTTGTGTTCGCGCCCACGACGGAGCCGCTGATTGAGCCGCAAGGACGCCTGCATGCTTTTTGCCACGCAGTGCCGGGCATGTGGCACTTGATGGGCGTCATGCTTTCGGCGGCGGGAAGCCTGCAATGGTATCGTGATACCCTCGCCCCCGATACCGACTTTGACGCCCTGCTTGACGAAGCCCGCGAGATTCCCCCCGCGAGTGAAGGGCTCTTCTTCTTGCCCTACCTGAGCGGCGAACGCACGCCCCACCCCAACCCCCTCGCGCGCGGTGCGTGGATTGGGCTGACTGTGCGCCACCGCCGCGCCCACATGACCCGCGCCCTGCTGGAAGGTGTGGCGTTTGGCTTGAAGGACAGTTTCACGCTGATTGCTGAAGCCGGTACAGCGCCGATTCGTGAAGTGCGTGTTTCGGGCGGCGGGGCGCGGAGCGCGCTCTGGCGGCGGATTTTGGCTTCGGTGCTGGCGAGCGATTTGGTGACGGTGAACACGACCGAAGGCGCCGCGTATGGCGCCGCTTTGCTCGCCGCCGTGGGCGTCGGGCAGTGGGCTGACGTCCCTACCGCGTGCCGCTGTGCTGTTCGTGCCACCGGGCGCACCACACCCGACCCCGCCGCAACGGTACGCTACGCCGACGCCTACAACCTCTACCGCGACCTCTACCCGGCGCTGGAAGGGCTTTTCCCACGCATGGCAACGTTTGCATAG
- the xylA gene encoding xylose isomerase: MNDYTPKPEHKFSFGLWTVGNVGRDPFGHPVRPALSPVDIVYLLADVGAWGVNFHDNDLVPIDATPAERNQIVREFRRALDETGLVVPMATTNLFSDPAFKDGAFTSNDPAVRAYALQKTMHAIDLGVELGAHIYVFWGGREGVETDAAKNPVEAIKRYREALNFLCEYVLDQGYDLKFALEAKPNEPRGDIYFATTGHMLAFIETLDHPEMVGVNPEVAHEHMAGLNFLHNVAQAWEAGKLFHIDLNDQYPSRYDQDYRFGSRDIKAAFFLVKFLEDVGYDGPRHFDAHAYRTEDAEGVKDFARGCMRTYLILKEKAARFNADPEIQALLADINADDAENSQFLGAYSASKATALKAKAFDREAMGARGLRYERLDQLTVEVLLGVR; the protein is encoded by the coding sequence ATGAACGACTACACCCCCAAACCCGAACACAAATTCAGTTTTGGCCTCTGGACGGTGGGTAATGTGGGGCGCGACCCGTTTGGTCATCCCGTCCGTCCCGCCCTCTCACCTGTGGACATCGTCTATCTGCTCGCCGACGTAGGCGCATGGGGCGTCAACTTCCATGATAACGACCTGGTGCCCATTGACGCCACGCCCGCCGAACGCAACCAGATCGTGCGCGAATTCCGCCGCGCACTCGACGAGACCGGCTTGGTTGTGCCCATGGCGACCACCAACCTGTTCAGCGACCCCGCGTTCAAAGACGGCGCTTTCACCAGCAACGACCCCGCTGTGCGCGCCTATGCCTTGCAGAAAACCATGCACGCGATTGACCTGGGCGTCGAACTGGGCGCGCACATCTATGTTTTCTGGGGCGGGCGCGAAGGCGTCGAAACCGACGCCGCTAAAAACCCCGTCGAAGCCATCAAGCGCTATCGCGAGGCGCTCAACTTCCTGTGCGAATACGTGCTCGACCAAGGCTACGACCTCAAATTTGCGCTGGAAGCCAAGCCCAACGAACCGCGCGGCGACATTTACTTTGCCACCACGGGGCACATGCTCGCCTTCATCGAAACGCTGGACCACCCCGAAATGGTGGGCGTCAACCCCGAAGTGGCGCACGAACACATGGCGGGCTTGAACTTCTTGCACAACGTGGCGCAGGCGTGGGAAGCGGGCAAACTCTTTCACATTGACCTCAACGACCAATACCCCAGCCGCTACGACCAGGATTATCGTTTCGGCTCGCGCGACATCAAAGCCGCCTTCTTCCTGGTGAAATTCCTGGAAGACGTGGGCTATGATGGACCGCGCCACTTCGACGCGCACGCCTACCGCACCGAAGACGCCGAAGGCGTGAAAGATTTTGCGCGTGGGTGTATGCGCACCTACCTCATTCTGAAAGAAAAAGCCGCCCGTTTCAACGCCGACCCCGAAATTCAGGCGTTGCTGGCAGACATCAACGCGGATGATGCCGAAAACAGCCAATTCCTGGGCGCATACAGTGCGTCAAAAGCGACCGCCCTCAAAGCCAAAGCGTTTGATCGCGAAGCAATGGGCGCGCGCGGTTTGCGTTACGAACGTCTTGACCAGTTGACGGTGGAAGTGCTGTTGGGCGTGCGCTAA